From the genome of Prunus persica cultivar Lovell chromosome G8, Prunus_persica_NCBIv2, whole genome shotgun sequence:
ATGTTCACAAGTGTGCATTCAGCTGTTGACAAACTTACTTGCAAACACAAATCAGTCTGCACTGAATGTTTTATTACTAAAGTATGATTCTAGAAGTTGTAAATGGTTTTGGGTAGATATAATGGATAGTTTTGTTGCTCACTCAAAATTCATGTTTGAGAGATCAATTCTTGTCTTTGAACTGAAATGGTTGCACTATATGCTGATCTGTTGTATTTTTGTGCTTTCACAGTATAAATTCATGAATCGCTTGCGGTCCTTACTGGAAGTGAGTGGTGCGAAGATTCTTACGATTGATGGGTTTAATTTGAATAGCCAAGTATGATTCTATGTTTTACATTTTGGTTTACATCTGAACTctgaaaagaaatatacatTCAACACGATCATTTTCTTGGTTTATTGTGATACTACATATTTGGTTTATTATTCTGAATCTTGTTGAATGTATATTTCCTTTCAGAGCTCAGATTGCAGAGAAAATGATCGTGTTGTATGTGTTATCCCGGAACAATCGTCAGATGATTGGTTCAATAAGCTTGGTTCACTATTAAGAGTGAATGAGACTGGCTTAATATCTGGCATTTTAAATGGACGGCTGGATCCAGCTATGTTAAAGTCACCTTGTGGTGAGTATTctgcttttccatttttctttttattcctGCTGTTATTCTTTGTATTGCCGCTACgctagtttcttttttcattgaaGTGTGAGAATATTATCCACTGGTGAAAGAGGCAAGTACATGTGTGCGTGTTTTCGTTCTTTTGCAAAGGTAATGCAGCTGATTCTGTGTTCTTCTGCAGTAGTTGTATCATCTTCATGCTCCACCGATGAAACCGTGGTAGCTGATTCTGATACGGAAGAAATAGCCACTTCAGTTTTGGCAACTGCATCTCTTGGCACCAAAGGAGTCGTTGAAAATGTACCCCATGAAATCTCCACGAATTATGCAGCTCCTAAATCCGAGGATAACTATGTCATGAGCTGTCGACGCAGTAGTGACATATCCACCGTAAGAGGCAAGCTTGATGAATCTGAAAGTGGAAATGTAGATATTATTTATAGCCAAGATTTGATTGTGCGAGATGCAAGCATACCTTATACCGTTGCTACTACTGCAAACCACAGAGTTGTAAATTTCAAACGCTTCAGAAAGGTAATGATCTAAACTTTCTCAGTTCCATAGGATATTGTGCGGTGAGGTTTCAATCTGTCACATATcgtttaatatatatttcgGCATGTCAAGAGATAATACATGGTGAGCTCCTGTTTACGTCGTGTAGTTTTAAATAAACCTGATTTATGTTGAGGTTTCAATCCGCACTagtcttttaaattttaaattttggcgTGTTGAGACATCATCAAATCCTGTTTATCCTGtgtagtttttaatttttctcccAATTTTCTTAAGATAAGCCTACCAGTATTTGGCTTATCCGAGGAAAAGGCTGCCCAATGATCTCTTTTGCATGTTACCTTTAAAAGTATTATGCACTTCGTCTTTGTTGTCCAGCTTTCAAGTAGGCTGATTTATAACACAATTTATATGTAATTGTCTTGATATTTTGCAGCCAAATATTCAATCTGGGAATAGCTTCAACAATATTATTCCATTCTTAAAGTACCCATATAAGTAAGACCTATTTTACCAATCctattcaatttatttatgatGTTTAGAACATCACCAGGCGCACCATTATCTATGCCTTGTTTCTTGATGATAGAGATTCTGACTATGGGGGTGAGGAAGTGCTAGAGTCtgtgaaagaagagaaaaggagaaagcaAATGGAAGCCGTTTCTGAAGAATTATTTAATAATGAAGGGTAatgcttctcttttttctttctttggctaATTAGCAGAGGATATGCCTGAGAACTTACAATCTGTTTCAATGATGTAGGAGGAGTCGTCGTGGCGTAGCTGGTTCTATTCGTGGAATTCTTAGTCATGGTTAACAATGTTGAACTCCTagcccaaaagaaaacagaagggTAATTTGCTACATGATTGTATTCATGTATTCTTGTGTGTATGTATTTTTGTGGGTATGTGTATGCATTTTAATTCACAAGCATCTACGCTGTTTAATCAGTTTTTAtgtgatttattttttgccaATTCAGTCAGCTGATTTAATCCACTAATTATGCACGTAACGGAATTTGAAGCCCATTTGATATTGGCAACGATTCTATTGTCATCCAAAAATGTAAACTAAAAGTTGTAATTCTAATTTGATGAAAAATGGCTAGGAATAGAAATATTGGATTAGCTTGGAGAAGGTAAAGTGGCAGAAGATCATAAAACAAACGGCCAATCAGCTATTACAAGAAAATGGGAAAAGATTTCAAAGATCCTAACATGGCAATTTTGCAATTTTGCAGGCAAAACTGTCGCAGCAGCCGCAGCATGGCTAGCAACCACACAACGAAGCGCATTCAGGAGCCATCGATAATTCTGCTGGGAAATGTCCATTTCGGGATGAGAACCTGCAGGGAAGTGTGATCTGCCTGTTGGTCAGCGTCGCATGTATTTGCTATCTTGTATATTCCCCTTGTacgaatatattttttaacttAGATAATTTTTCTATGGTTCATAAAAtgccttatttttctttttaatgcaGCTTGTAAGAACTTGTCAATGCCAAAAACCTAGTACAATCTTCATCCTAAAATATTAGTTATCCTCCCAATTTTGTCGCAGGGATCTCTTTGGATGAATAGATGAAAGAGATACCATTTTGTCAGAGACATTCTGCAATGCGGTTCAATAATCCGAACCATCTAGTTTTTAGATTtccatataaaataattacctTTTTATTATCATCATGAATATTTCGTTCATTTTTATTGTAATGCTTAAGTTTTTCGTTTAGTTACGGACAGTATGTAGCTTACTGGTGTGAACTTAAATTTAAGaacaaagaaggaagaaattaataaactatGAAAGCCATAAATTAATAGacgaaataaaataaaacaatatgcCTGAATATGAAAGAATACAagtatatgtatatagtatGTACAAAGAATACACCAATTCCCCAACTAAGGGACTAGTATAACTTATTAaccaacatatataaatatgtaatatatagaaATAGATTAATCCTTCGCTACTTTCAAAAGAGCAGCggataaaataggaaaaatcCTTAgtaatgaagaaaaatgtgaaATGAATCAACACAAGATGGGTAGCGCCCACGggacaagaagaaaagaagctcTCTCCCTATGATCCTCTATGTATGCATGTAGCCTGCAGCCTGTAGCCTGTAATGTAAGAGATTATAGCCTAAACCTGAACTTACAGCTACTGCTTTGAATTGTAATATCATTATTCGCGGAAACACTGTCCACCAACAACCTGCACCTCACCAAGAATTTGACCTTTGGGAGCTTCAAGCCGCCCAGCTTAATCCTCACAGGTTGCCTCACTCTGAGAGTCAGCGGAACATTGCCcgtctgctgctgctgttgttggAGGGTGCTGAGCAGGCCGCTTGCATCTGGGTTCTGTCCTGTCAGCTGGACTACAAGTTGAGTGGTGTTGCGGTGACCCTGGTAGAATTTTGGCAAACCTCCTTCACAGAGCTTAGTGCCTGTGTACCAAACATTCAGGCGGCTTCCGCCTTCGTAGTAGATGCCGATCTTCTTGTTGGGGTTTCGCGCAGTGATGCTCACGTCGAAGGTGGCCGACAAGCTCTGATCATCATTGAGATTGAACTGGGTTATCTGCAGTTTGTCCACCGTGAACTTTGGAAGCTTTGGTCGGAAAACGAGGAATATAATTCCAGCAGTGATGGCAACCAGAATGATTTGGAGCAAGATCAGGCTTACAGTCCAACAAAGGCACCTGCATAAACAGCTCCTCTTCCTGCGAATGGGCGGTGGCTTGGAGTGCGTCACCGGAATAGTCCGCCGTGGGAAGGGAGGATGCTGCCCCTGGTGATGATAATCAGCTGGATCACCTCTGTCCGATTTTGAAGCTCCAGTTGGTACCAAGGGTGCCTCAGCTGCTGCTGGCGGTGCCTCTACATCTGGATAGATTCTTTGGTGATCAGCCATTTGGATGATATTATAAGAAGAGTTAATCACTTCCCTTCAATGTCTTCCTAGTTCCTCCTCCTTTCTCAATATATAAGACTTGTTTGAGGCAGGCAGCCTTCAACTTTCAAGGCAAGAAAAGGTCGTAATATGTACACATATATCACACGCCACGCGTTTGAAAAGCTTCCTATCCTTGACTTTCTAGGGGCTTTTATATACTTGTTGTATGATATTTATTGGGCATGCGCTCCCCCTACCTCCCTCCGCCCTCCTTCCCTgccaaatattcaacaaacCAAACGTCTGTACATACCACATACATAAATACATATGCAAAATGTATGACTTTAAGCGCCAAGGGAACTTTCTTGCGCtgcttatatttataattaaaaacgaTGCGTTGACGCGTCTGATAATACTCCATATGTTAAAACACCTTTAATCTAGAAGACcaacaaaatatttgtttttccgACAAATGATCATCCCAATATCTTActtttcaacttttctttaatttcttaattaatatgctttctcttgtttttctttcttttttgtctttggtACTAGTATACTatgctttcttttgtttcattaTCGCAAGTTGGTTGCAAGGCAAGTATGCTCAAAGTTAGTGTTTTTGTTGAGAAGAAAAGTTAAGATATTAATCAGTCtacagaaataaaataaagtcaGATTTAGACAATTTctaatatttaaagaaaaaaaaaaaaactagccAATCAGGAAGGTGCTTAGGTTAATGATGACCATAATAAGGTATAATTCATAGAAAACTTCAACAGATGGCTTGCttttcataatatatataatacgtGTCATTTGATTTGAGATCCCATTACCTACCCCACATGACTGTGTCATGCAAGACGCAACCAATTGTAATTGTTAATATTGGAATTAGCCTCATCGCGTTTAATCTAATGACTTTTGCACTCATATCATAGGTTATAGGTgtgaattatatttttggtCTTTGTCTTTTGAatcatttttttcactttagTCCtcattgttttaattttgaccATCTTAATCGggtgatttttgtttttcttttagctATACCCTTGTGTTATATAGTAagtattgtaatttgtaagcCCTTGACGAGGGAGGGATCGTCGAAAAATAGGTAAAAATAGGTtggaatttaatatttttccccgcctaaaaaaatgaaagaagaaaaaggtttgGATATTTGTAAAGTGGTAGACACGTGGCCATAATTTGGCCCTCTGGGTAGACGAGGATTTTCTTCTTGGTAGACGAGGTCGCTggaaaaatatagaaaaaaggaaaatggggCGGCTGTGCTCCACCTCAGTTTCAGCCTTTTCTTGCGGCGGCTGCTATTACCAATTCTTCTACAACTACCACCCTCCTGCCTCTGTTGATATTACGTGGCCGCCCAGGGGGTGTAGGGTTAACAGTAGTATCAAAAAACGAAACAATGCCCCAATCAAAGCACTCAGTCCACTGCCATACTGTTCTTCTACTTGCCTTGCTATTTCTCCATGCAATGGAAAACCACCCAACAACAACTGTAACTACAAGTCCCTCCATAAATTTATTGCCAATTGTACTCCTTCTACTGATACTGGTACTGAGTCTATTGACACCGGGCTCCAAGATTCGTCGTCGTTTCCCGCCGTTGATTGTGTGGGGACAGGCCAGGACGTAGAGTGCGCGGTCTCTTCCTCATCCTCCGAAGAAATTCAACAACAAAGGACCGTTGGAGTGGAATTGATACAACAACAGCTGCAAGAATGGACAGTATTGGTCTCTCCCTTCTTCTTTTGGGGCACCTCTATGGTGGCAATGAAGGAGGTTTTGCCAAAGGCTGGCCCTTTCTTCGTCTCCTCCTTCCGCCTAATTCCTGCTGGCTTTCTCCTCATTGCGTTCGCCGCCTCTCGAGGCCGCCCCCTTCCATCTGGCCTCACTGCTTGGCTATCTATTGCGCTTTTTGGCCTCGTCGATGCCGCTTGTTTTCAAGGTTTTCTTGCTGAAGGTTTGCAGAGGACATCTGCTGGCCTCGGCAGTGTAAGTTTCCccttttatttgtatataaaaaGTGGCGCATTTCTAGTCCGACAGACTCTTCTATTTATCATGACCATTAATTTGCTGCAGGTTATAATTGATTCACAACCTTTGACGGTGGCTAtacttgcggccttgttcttggGTGAGTCCATTGCGTTCCTTGGAGCTGCAGGGCTTGTTCTTGGTGTCATTGGACTTTTACTTCTCGAGGTAAATCTTTACTTTTCTTCCATGGCGTTGTCAGTTTCATTCCATTGGCTTTTGATTACTCTAGCCAATGCTTGCTTATTGCGATTTCCAATCTTGAATTCACAACTTTTATTTGGTTGACACAGactgttttttttcctcaacGGAAAATGCTTCCCAAGCGTGGTGAATGTTTTGCCATTATCAACTGTTAATTCTTTACGATGTATTATTAATTTGACATTACTCGATAGAGAAACTTCCCTGAATTGGTAGTTCTATTAGTTATCCTAAGCTCCTCTGTCAGATGCAACCGTAAGGCCATAGAAAATGTTTGGTTCATTTCTTCATCATGGATTTTAATGGGGGTGATCTTGTGAGGGAACTTTGGGGGAAAGTGGGAGAGTAGAGTGAGATTGTTGATGATGCTAGAATAGTTTAAATCATGCAGTTAGGTTTCAAATATATCTGAGGTTGTAGTGGGAATATTAGTTGGATGTAAGCTGAAAATTCGCTTTCATGTTAAGTGCTATAACAGAGATCTTAGCTTATGAAATTATGTATGTAATTGCGCACGCTTTCATGTGGTTGTTATCTGAGAAAAAGGGATTTGCATGAAACCTATTGTTTTGCCCCTTTATGTACCATATAATTCTAAGCTTTATTCTCCAGGCACCTTCGCTTTCTGTTGATGGAAGCAACTTTTCATTGTGGCAAAGTGGGGAGTGGTGGATGCTTCTCGCAGCTCAGAGCATGGCAGTTGGCACAATCATGGTGCGCTGGGTTTCCAAGTACTCTGATCCTATTATGGCAACTGGATGGGTAGGCAGTATCAACTTACCTATTACTGACATTATTTTCTGGGTTTATCTTATAATTGTGTATCACAGTTTCAGTATTTTGATAGTTATTTCAAGCATTATTACCTTCTTCAATGTATAAATCTAAAATGGGATGTTAAATGTAATCAATGTTTGAAGAAAGTTTTAAGTCGCTCTCTTTGTTTCTGCTGCTTTATTTATTAACCGATTTTCCAAAGCCTAACTTTTATTTGACAACATACGTCTCTCCTTATATAATATCTCAAGAACACATAGAGCTTAGCGATGAGTGTGTTTTTGGTTGCAGCACATGGTTATTGGTGGTCTACCCCTTGTTATGATCTCCATTCTTAATCATGAAAATGCTGTTAGTGGAAGTCTAATGAGTTTCACAGAAAATGATGCGTTGGCACTCCTTTATACATCCATTTTTGGAAGTGCCATCAGCTATGGTGTATACTTCTACAGTGCAACAAAAGGTGTGCTCTAATCTTTTATTATGTATAATTtgtcttttcattttattttcaaacctTTTGATTCACTTTTACTTATATTTTAAAGATCTTTACAGTCAAAATACATTTCTTTCAAGAGCTATTTGTTCTGCCTTAGTCAATTTGATTCGCGCTATAAATTGTATAGTTGGTATCCTCTGCCTGTAGAATTTGAGATGCTAATTTCTACTGGATTTCAGGTAGCCTGACAAAGCTCAGCTCCCTTACCTTTCTGACCCCAATGTTTGCTTCTATATTTGGGTAAGATCATCCATACACAcagaaaaagaacaataataaataaacttgCTTCTATATTTGGGTAAGATCATTCAACTGTCTAATATTTGTTTAACTATAAATCTACCAACTCtactaaaaaaatagtttagcAATGAAGCAGATTTTAGggactttcttttttatttttctgataatATATTGTACATGCCTGCTAGTGCCTGATAGGAATCTAACTGCAGGTATCTATATCTTGGTGAGACCTTCTCACCCTTGCAATTGGCTGGGGCCATCATTACTATTGTTGCAATATACATGGTCAACTATAAAACCACTGTCGAATGAAGCATATAGTCAACAGGGATGCATTGAACATGTGAACGAGGAGAGGTAGTTAGGTTGATTGGCAAGCTGGATATTGGCCCTCTCACTTTTGCAACTTGTGTTCTATCTTCTATATTAAAAGAAGAATTGTGAAAAATATACaccagaaaggaaaaaggacAGAAATTCGGACATCTTACCATTTAGTGTTACTAAAGTAGAGAGAAAGGGCCGAATTGTTGCAATCATATTCTCAGAGCATAGCATTTGGTTGCCTCTTATCTCACTGCCATAGCCACACCTACACCACATGGTACGCTTGTATACTCTGGCTGAACTCAGAAGCTGCAATTATGAATTAGTCATTTGCACGGAAAAATTGTGTCTTGGTAAAGATCTTATTTGTAAAGGAGAGAGATTGTCCTTCGTTATTTGTACAGAAGTGAATGAGTGTATGTTGTATTGAGGATTTCCCCCGTGAGATTGAAATCGTTAATAGTTTAGGTATTCCCTCAATGACAAATGGAAAACTGGGCAGGCAAGGAGTGTAAATTATTTCGGATTTGATTGCTTTTTGCATGTGTGATTCTAAAATAATTGATGGTGCAGATGATTATAATTCAAGCTGGAAGAAAGATGTGAGATTTTATTAGAACGCAACATCAGTAGATTTGGAAAACCAACTAATGTTTATAACCCAATGTCATATTGGTTGGGAAAAAAAGTATAACATTATTAGTAGGGTTAATTACATGTAAGAGTTTAGTCCCTATGTTCTAAACTTGATAAAAACAAACCTAAAGTTACAAGTTGTTACATAATTATTCGATTTGTCCCTCAATCTATTGAGTTAAGTGCTTTTTTTATGATGTAGCACTCGATAGATCATCTTTCTACTTACATGGACACcaaattaatgtttttttttccttctctataTCTTATGGAAGGGTTAGGTCCGGGTATATCATACTAACCGTATATTAAGATCGAAACTCTAATTGTAAAACGCTAGGTTGAGTTACGTGAGTATCCAAGTCTAATTGAGTCATAAGTGCCTCATAATAGTATTGTGGTTAGGGTTTGAGGCTTGAGAAATGTTTGAGACTTGACTTAGGGTTTGGAGGCTCAAATCCAtttttggaaattaataaataattttaaaagtccacaaaattatttaagataagtagtatttattaagtaatttatatttaattaaaatacttaattattcattaaataaagaataattattataattaaataaggcaaagatattacttaattgcaaatattaaactaaacaaaatagttttgtatataaaaaataaaataaaaagtccacaagtaattttaaaataattaactacTATTTATGaagtaatatatttaaatactaattattcacaaaagaaataataattaaaatataattactaattaaagtaattaaaaaatgcTAAGATATTACTTCCAATTTTGtacagtatagccgagcggctatacttaaAAATATTCGAGTATATACGGAAGAGTATAACCGCGTGGCTATCCTCCttgaatattaatatattttaacggcacagccgctcggctatacgtttaaaatattcgaatataaagtaaagcgtatagccgtacggctttactattatttttttaaaaggcccagtatagccgagcggcgaTACTATtacataaacaaatataaaaaaacaacgcagtatagccgcacggctataccgttaaaaatattcgaatatacaTTAAAGCGTTTATAGAGTACGgccgcgtggctatactatttatagagtccagccgtgcggctatactctgaaACTATTCTATTCAtagagtacagccgcgcggctatactctgaaACTATTCTACTTAGGGTacagccgatcggctatactcctaaactattctatttatagagtatagccgcgcggcgatactattgaaaaaaaatctgcCGCCTAGGCGCTATGTGGGTCCTTTTAaatctaataaataaatagtatagccgcacggctatactggaGTACTTTTAaatctaataaataaatagtatccgcacggctatactggaGTACTTTTAaatctaataaataaatagtatagccgcacggcgatactggagtacttttaaattttttaaaattaatagtacagccgcacggctatactggagtacttttaaattttttaaaattaatagtacagccgctcgGCCATAcgttttaaataaaacttTTATTGTTATCTGAACACAGTGGGGTTAGCATTCGAGCGCTGTTAGGGTTGGGGTTATCCTACTATTCTAATTTCGAACAGGTTACAGCCTTATTCAGGAAAACCCTATCCCTGACCTCGCGCAGAAACGCACTCTAGCAGTCCCAGATCTGCCAAGTCGATTCCGAGGTTGGTACTGACCAATTCTTATATCTGGTTC
Proteins encoded in this window:
- the LOC18766399 gene encoding nijmegen breakage syndrome 1 protein; its protein translation is MVWGFFPDDPLSGEDKFYIFARGTYKVGRKGCDVNITKDKGVSRVHAEIVVDAMISAPLQTKSSILSSKVRIRDCSKYGTFINKNLTSMEKIHELPNKETSLREGDLVSFGTGNAIYRFSFVPLIFFACCSDPTQVNHALEDKLSSFGAHITYHLSQECTHVLVDQLMPVKEDMLDAIVAKKPFVLGSWVEFLAEKNIRTELPSCESFAPTLTFEGVSVKLADPRTRENCLEGYTFLLDSKPVYKFMNRLRSLLEVSGAKILTIDGFNLNSQSSDCRENDRVVCVIPEQSSDDWFNKLGSLLRVNETGLISGILNGRLDPAMLKSPCVVVSSSCSTDETVVADSDTEEIATSVLATASLGTKGVVENVPHEISTNYAAPKSEDNYVMSCRRSSDISTVRGKLDESESGNVDIIYSQDLIVRDASIPYTVATTANHRVVNFKRFRKPNIQSGNSFNNIIPFLKYPYKDSDYGGEEVLESVKEEKRRKQMEAVSEELFNNEGRSRRGVAGSIRGILSHG
- the LOC18766758 gene encoding NDR1/HIN1-like protein 13 codes for the protein MADHQRIYPDVEAPPAAAEAPLVPTGASKSDRGDPADYHHQGQHPPFPRRTIPVTHSKPPPIRRKRSCLCRCLCWTVSLILLQIILVAITAGIIFLVFRPKLPKFTVDKLQITQFNLNDDQSLSATFDVSITARNPNKKIGIYYEGGSRLNVWYTGTKLCEGGLPKFYQGHRNTTQLVVQLTGQNPDASGLLSTLQQQQQQTGNVPLTLRVRQPVRIKLGGLKLPKVKFLVRCRLLVDSVSANNDITIQSSSCKFRFRL
- the LOC18767356 gene encoding WAT1-related protein At3g02690, chloroplastic, whose translation is MGRLCSTSVSAFSCGGCYYQFFYNYHPPASVDITWPPRGCRVNSSIKKRNNAPIKALSPLPYCSSTCLAISPCNGKPPNNNCNYKSLHKFIANCTPSTDTGTESIDTGLQDSSSFPAVDCVGTGQDVECAVSSSSSEEIQQQRTVGVELIQQQLQEWTVLVSPFFFWGTSMVAMKEVLPKAGPFFVSSFRLIPAGFLLIAFAASRGRPLPSGLTAWLSIALFGLVDAACFQGFLAEGLQRTSAGLGSVIIDSQPLTVAILAALFLGESIAFLGAAGLVLGVIGLLLLEAPSLSVDGSNFSLWQSGEWWMLLAAQSMAVGTIMVRWVSKYSDPIMATGWHMVIGGLPLVMISILNHENAVSGSLMSFTENDALALLYTSIFGSAISYGVYFYSATKGSLTKLSSLTFLTPMFASIFGYLYLGETFSPLQLAGAIITIVAIYMVNYKTTVE